Within the Streptomyces sp. NBC_00353 genome, the region GGTCACAGTCGAGACCAACGATGGCGCCCCCCCATCCGGCCCGTTCCGCGGCCGCGGTCTTCGCCCGCCGGCAAGAGGCGCCGGCCGCATTGCCTCTCCGGCAGGGCCTGCCCGAGGAGCGGAGCAAGCGGCCGGCCGCTTTCATCATCGCGGCGCTCGAAGGCGCGGTGATCACGTGCCGGGTCGAGCAGAGCACCGCCCCGATGGAGGCGACCGCCGCCGAGATCCATGACCTGCCGGCCCACGCATTGCACAGCCGCCCCGATCCGGATCAGGCACCACGGCCATGACCCGTCTCCACCCCGACCCCATCCAGCTTGAAGGAGCGACCATGCCCACTCTCGACCGCCAGGACAACGTCTTCGTCCTCGACCTCGGAGACGGTGAGAACCGTTTCCACCCCGACTGGATCGCCTCCGCCAATGCCGCGC harbors:
- a CDS encoding LmrA/YxaF family transcription factor; protein product: MAPPHPARSAAAVFARRQEAPAALPLRQGLPEERSKRPAAFIIAALEGAVITCRVEQSTAPMEATAAEIHDLPAHALHSRPDPDQAPRP